In Oryza sativa Japonica Group chromosome 1, ASM3414082v1, the genomic stretch CGGCCACATAGAATCAGTGCGTGGCGCACGCACGATGGCGAGCGGTGTGGGcttccatcatcatcatcaactgAGAAAAGGTGGCAGTACAGTACACTGGGCTCTGGGATGGCGAGTCATGTTCCATAAATTACTGCTACTGTATCTGGATTATGCCCGATTGACGTCCATCCATCGATCATAAAGTCATAAACCCAGCAGAGCATGCAGCAGCACAAACTGCACAAGGCAGCGGTTGTGCCGCTAGCTATAGGCAAcgagggtgtttagatccagttTTAGCATGCCACCTCGAATATTATATATGGTGTTTCATGAGGTATTTaaacactaaaaaaaataattatagaaTTAGTCAGTAAACTACgtgacaaatttattaagcttaattaatctgttattatcatatatttactgtagcaccatattatctaattatggagcaattagacttaaaagattagtcacaatctatatatttttagcctatatttaatacttcttataagtgttcaaacgtttgatatgatagggtaaaaaattttagggtgaaATGTAAATAGCACCTATAGCTATAGCTATAGCTCGTCGATTGGTATCCATAGACCATAGAGGTAGTATCTCTCTCTGTACATTTTGTCGCAGAGAGATCAGAGATCCCTTGCAGATTGCAGCTGCTCGTCATCCTTCAGCACATcgcccctcgcctcctcctcacgCCGCTCATCAATACCCTCACTAGCAGGACAAAGTAGCGGTCGCGCCCGTATTTTTCCAGGCTAATGCATTCGTGTTTCACTTGCAGTTCCAAATTTACTCTACGCCATGACAAGCCTTTCTCTATCTACCAGGCTGTGAACATTAGTTTTTCCTGCAGaaaattttggcagaatttAACTTGTTTCAAGTGTCAAATCAACTCAAATGTACTCCTGCTCAGATGATTTTACAGTGCTGTCCCCCTGGACCGAAGCCGTGGTTTTTGCCAGCTACAGTACCAATCCTGCAGCTGCAAGGCTGCAAGAGTAGGGCAATGAAGGAAAAAGGTTGAGGTCGCCTTGCACCGAAATGGGCCGCGTAGCTGCGAGAAAACGGCACGGGAAAGCAAAAGCTTCTGCGTTTTCTGTGGTTTCTGGGGATCGAAATGGGGAAAGAAATGGCGCGGCAGCAAACTGTAGCCTGGCAGCTCCTGTAGCCTTTCGGCACCGGTGAAGCTTCTCCACTACCGGAACGGCACTGTTCCGGGATGCTGGGCCAGCAGTGGTAGAATAGAAAGATACACATACACTGATACGCATGTGCAACGCTCGTTTCTATATTTGTGTACATGGATTCTCCAGTTCCATCTCTGTAGATTGATCGGCCCTGTTTGTTggcaaaggctgtgtttagatccaaagtttggatccaaacttcaatccttttccatcacatcaatctgtcatacacacacaacttttcagtcacatcatctccaatttcaacaaaaatccaaactttacgctgaactaaacacagccaaaatgTTTTTCTAACATGTGTGGACTTTTGATGAGGAGGCACAGGAGAATGGCACTAGCAGTAGTAACAGACGGATGATCACTGTTACAGTGCTGCCCATGTCAAACTGGAATCCTGGATGAGGGCACAATGTGCAACTGGAATCCCAAGCAGGTAGGGATCCAAATTATTTTATTAATGGACTGGCTGTGATTAGCATTCGTAATGGTACGTGGTTCTGCAATGCAGTCACAGTTTTTACCGAATACATTGTAGCAGGGGTAGTGTGTTTCAGGTCTTCCAGACGAGGTTCAGTTGAGTTCAGTGCAGCTTGTTTGCGACGTAAAGGAGGTGGCTGATGTTTGTTGGGGGGTAGTTCTGCAGGAGCTTGAGATTGGAAGTGAAATCACCAGCCAATAGGCGTTTTCGGACAAGAATCAGCATTGCACAGCAGATTCTGAGCAAGGTCTCCTGCACTCGGCAGATAAAGTTTCAGGCGACGAACTGGAAAAACCAAGCCTTGCAGGATAAACCAGGGTGTTTTGTTTGCTACCTGAGGACCATCAGGATCACTTAATAGTGTGTCCCATATGTGAATAGTGTCAGCAAAGTTGAACTCCTGGGTTAACAGTAGCGTAATCCACCGGAATGCGTAGAACTGAGGATTAATCTGCAGAAACAGAAACCATGCTTGTGTTAATTTTGCTGCAGGCACAAATAAGGATAGCAGTGGCAGTAGTGTGGATTTCCTGCTACAATGTTTCCTAGCATGATGACAAAACTACTGTATGAATTATTAGGTCCATGCCAGATCGAAATAGATGCAATGTAGTTTGAACACTACATAAAGCAAATCTGTCAGAGGACCACACTAAACACATCAGAAATTGACAGTACTCAGTACAAAGAACATACTTACTTCTGTTGTTATTTCCAAATAACGCTGAAGCTCTCCATCATACTTCGCAACAAGTTGCGACAGTTTTGAGAGAGTACCTTGAATGCCAACAGCACTGTTGTCTAGTTTCTGGCAGAAGTTGTCTCTAAACCCACTAAGTAACTCCATGAAGCAGAAGAAAGAATCAGCTTCTGCAAAGTTCTGTAGGGATTCCGGATAGCAAAATAAAATCATGGTTAGATAGTCCCACAGAAACTATTGCTATAACGAACAGCAACTGACTACAGTCTGCTCTAAATCATACAGGGCATTAAGCATATATATGGTAAAACAATTGCTTACTCCATACAGCATTTTTATCATCTGGATCATTCCGAAACACAAAGAAGAGAGGTGCCAAAATTTCATTCATCCCTTGTACATAACGTATTCCGGCATTCAGCTTTGCAAAGATAATCAGTATATTTTTCAGAGATTCCTGGTAAGGATGACCTATGATCAGTCAGGTTTCTGAGCAGAACTCTGTTTAGACTTAGATAGTGGAGTTCACCTgattggactttgcaaaagatGAGTCTCCACAGAAAAAATGCATGTCAGGGTGAGTGCGCTTCACATCACGGTCAATTTGCTCGATAATCTCTGAATACTGCACGAAAGATATATGTCAAAGCTGATATAAATTAGTAGTAACATCAGAATGATGCAAGCTGGTGAAAAATACAAACATAGGGTGCGCGTACTAGAACAAAAATCTGATCCTCCTAATACTAAAATGCAAACCTATTCTTTTAACCAGCACGTATTTGACTAATTATGTAGTCCCCAAAATAACAAACTGAAACAAAGAAGAGCACAATAGTTTAGAGATTAGCATCATGTCAAGTGGTTTACAATATTCTAGTTATGCTTGGTCTTTTCTATGATCAAATCACAAAAGCTCCAAAATAGTTCCAAAAGAATGTAAGCACATCTGCTACTGGCACCAATCTAGTTCTAATATAAGATCTAAGAAGATGCAACTAGTCACAATGTGACAATAATTTGTAGATGAACAaacaaacaacaacaacaacatatGTAAAAAGATCCATATCCAAAGGCAACAGTGGGCACCTCAAAGAACTGATTCCATGCAGTTGTCTTCCCAAGGCTCAATGGGTGCTCTTCTTGTGTAACCTCTGATCTATGAAGTAACCCATTATATATACTCCCTGCATTCTCACTCCCTTGGCCTTCTAATTCCCGTTGCCGTGCAATTTCCATCTACCTAACAGAATTAGAATTCAGGATCTCTATTTTGTAGTGAGGTCTAACAAGCAAAAAGGGATCTCAGGTACTATACTACACCGCACGTGTATCTTAAAATTACAATCAAAATAGAGAAAGTCACAAATCTGAATCTGAAGGGGCATACAGGGTTGCTAAGGAATTCTTCTTTAAAGGCTGCGTACTGTGATCTCTTCTTTGCCAACTCCTGCTCCCACAGGGCACGATCACTCGGCAAATAGCCCAGCAACAGCTGCAAAACTAACATAGATTTTATCACACATAAAGCATAACTTTTTGAAGGCTGGCATGCTGATCACATCAAATTAActaacagaaaaaaaacagcAGCCCTGAGTAGATGAACAATAGGACCATAAGGCCGATTTTAATCGGACATTACGTCATAAAGGATAGGGGTAAAGGATTAGACTAAATAATGGACATGTGTAATCAACGATCAGAAACATAAGACAGTAGAATAATTGAACAATGTCTAGACTCTAGAACGCAACAGAAAGTAATCTACTGTCATTACGCTCATGAACCTAACCTCCAAACCTGTACGGCTGTACCTACGGAACGATCCGAGATTAATGAAAAGACGAGCAAATCGAGAGCACCTTCCACACAGTAggacggacggcggcgccgtcaGGGACCCCCTGAGCAGCCAGCATCCTCAGCTCATCGAGATCTATCACCTTCTTGGACAGCTGCGCCAATTCCCCAACCCACAACGACCCATCAAAGCTGAAAAACAGTAAGCCAAATACGAATACACAGAGCCTAGTAACGCGATATCTTCAGGAAATCTCACCGCCGCGAGGAGACGGGACTGCCGCGAGATCTCGAACTCCGGCGGAGGGGGCGCCCCCGGCGGGGATCGCGGTGAGGTCGCCATggatttggaattttggatgacGTCAGAATATCTGAATTTCTTGGGCCCTGGAAGATACGCATCGCGATCCGTTCTGGTCCGTAGATCTTGTGGGACCCGGTGTAATACGCTCATGGACGGCTCAGATCGTAAGCTTACTTTTCATGCTTAAGTAGGGCCCACTTCACGGTCTCATTAAAGCGGCCACCAGTTTCATGTGGGCTTCCTAATAATTGAGAATGTGTACTGGGCCGAAATTTCGGCCCAGCTATGAATCCCAGTTTAGTCGTAGCTCTGTCACAGGCCTAACTGAAGTGCAAGCCCAACAATTATGTACAGCATCAGAACCAAACTCtgaacttttttcttttttatttcataATTATTACTGTTTTTTTCCCTCGAATACGCTTATACACATAAGAGCTACGTATCATTGCGTTAAGAAGAAGAGAAGTACAAGTAGACGGGCATTACAAACACCAGATCATAATTAATTTACAGATAGATCTTTGACGTACGATCAGAGGCAAAGATAAGAAGAGGACCAAGGTATTGAACAAATGACAACATATGCTCTCTCTTCATATCAATCGcacactcaaaaaaaaaaatcaccaactTGTACTGTGTTGGGAACTACTAAATCATTTTGACACCTAACAAAGCTTGCGAATGATGCTTTCATTGGATTGTGACGATAGTGACAACAAGATTATAGATACCATCTC encodes the following:
- the LOC4324984 gene encoding uncharacterized protein isoform X1, which encodes MATSPRSPPGAPPPPEFEISRQSRLLAALSKKVIDLDELRMLAAQGVPDGAAVRPTVWKLLLGYLPSDRALWEQELAKKRSQYAAFKEEFLSNPMEIARQRELEGQGSENAGSIYNGLLHRSEVTQEEHPLSLGKTTAWNQFFEYSEIIEQIDRDVKRTHPDMHFFCGDSSFAKSNQESLKNILIIFAKLNAGIRYVQGMNEILAPLFFVFRNDPDDKNANFAEADSFFCFMELLSGFRDNFCQKLDNSAVGIQGTLSKLSQLVAKYDGELQRYLEITTEINPQFYAFRWITLLLTQEFNFADTIHIWDTLLSDPDGPQETLLRICCAMLILVRKRLLAGDFTSNLKLLQNYPPTNISHLLYVANKLH
- the LOC4324984 gene encoding uncharacterized protein isoform X2 yields the protein MATSPRSPPGAPPPPEFEISRQSRLLAALSKKVIDLDELRMLAAQGVPDGAAVRPTVWKLLLGYLPSDRALWEQELAKKRSQYAAFKEEFLSNPMEIARQRELEGQGSENAGSIYNGLLHRSEVTQEEHPLSLGKTTAWNQFFEYSEIIEQIDRDVKRTHPDMHFFCGDSSFAKSNQNFAEADSFFCFMELLSGFRDNFCQKLDNSAVGIQGTLSKLSQLVAKYDGELQRYLEITTEINPQFYAFRWITLLLTQEFNFADTIHIWDTLLSDPDGPQETLLRICCAMLILVRKRLLAGDFTSNLKLLQNYPPTNISHLLYVANKLH